The following coding sequences are from one Camarhynchus parvulus chromosome 1, STF_HiC, whole genome shotgun sequence window:
- the SERPINH1 gene encoding serpin H1, translating to MWIMVGLALLGLAAAVPSEDRKLSDKATTLAERSTTLAFNLYHAMAKDKDMENILLSPVVVASSLGLVSLGGKATTASQAKAVLSADKLNDEYVHSGLAELLSEVSNSTARNVTWKIGNRLYGPASITFTEDFVKNSKKHYNYEHSKINFRDKRSALKSINEWAAQTTDGKLPEVTKDVEKTDGALIVNAMFFKPHWDEKFHHKMVDNRGFMVTRSYTVGVPMMHRTGLYNYYDDEAEKLQVVEMPLAHKLSSMIFIMPNHVEPLERVEKLLNKEQLKTWTSKMKKRSVAISLPKVVLEVSHDLQKHLGGLGLTEAIDKTKADLSKISGKKDLYLSNVFHAAALEWDTEGNPYDADIYGREEMRNPKLFYADHPFIFMIKDTKTNSILFIGRLVRPKGDKMRDEL from the exons ATGTGGATCATGGTGGGGCTGGCCCTCCTGGGCCTCGCTGCGGCCGTGCCCTCGGAGGACAGGAAGCTGAGTGACAAGGCCACCACGCTGGCCGAGCGCAGCACCACGCTGGCCTTCAACCTCTACCACGCCATGGCCAAAGACAAGGACATGGAGAAcatcctgctgtcccctgtggtCGTGGCCTCGTCCCTGGGGCTGGTGTCGCTGGGGGGCAAGGCCACGACGGCCTCGCAGGCCAAGGCGGTGCTGAGTGCAGACAAGCTGAACGACGAGTACGTGCACAGCGGGCTGGCCGAGCTGCTCAGCGAGGTCAGCAACAGCACCGCCCGCAACGTCACCTGGAAGATCGGCAACCGCCTCTACGGCCCCGCCTCCATCACCTTCACCGAGGACTTCGTCAAGAACAGCAAGAAGCACTACAACTACGAGCACTCCAAGATCAACTTCCGAGACAAGAGGAGCGCCCTCAAGTCCATCAATGAGTGGGCAGCACAGACCACGGATGGGAAACTCCCAGAGGTCACCAAAGATGTGGAGAAAACTGATGGGGCCCTCATTGTCAACGCCATGTTCTTCAAGC ctcacTGGGATGAGAAGTTCCACCATAAGATGGTGGACAACCGTGGCTTCATGGTGACCCGTTCCTACACCGTGGGTGTGCCCATGATGCACCGCACAG GTCTCTACAATTACTACGATGATGAGGCAGAGAAGCTCCAGGTGGTCGAGATGCCATTGGCTCACAAGCTCTCCAGCATGATCTTCATCATGCCAAACCACGTGGAGCCTCTGGAGAGAGTGGAGAAACTGCTGAACAAGGAGCAGCTCAAGACGTGGACTAGCAAGATGAAGAAGAGATCAGTGGCCATCTCACTGCCAAAAGTTGTCCTGGAAGTCAGCCATGACCTGCAG AAACACCTGGGTGGTCTGGGCCTGACAGAAGCCATTGACAAAACCAAGGCTGACCTGTCCAAGATCTCCGGCAAGAAAGACCTTTACCTGTCCAACGTGTTCCACGCCGCAGCTCTGGAGTGGGACACGGAAGGGAACCCCTACGACGCCGACATCTATGGCCGAGAGGAGATGAGGAACCCCAAACTCTTCTATGCTGACCACCCCTTCATCTTCATGATCAAGGACACTAAAACCAACTCCATCCTCTTCATCGGCAGGCTCGTGAGGCCCAAAGGCGACAAGATGCGCGACGAGTTGTAg